Proteins encoded together in one Stutzerimonas stutzeri window:
- a CDS encoding integrase domain-containing protein, which yields MNTWVSFQSAEQPLLGQFSVSGNNHQTRHAHHVRFCRFVAFLRTDFQIVDARHIQQPHLESYAEILYGLASTGQMKLSYAQNLLSSVNTVMHGFRRDHAVWIAPAEAVGLRSQVRTVMPGGNWSQVEEVVEKLKSGGNERAAAVVLLARAFGMRYREAVLGDLNRMKREANSGNVAILEGTKGGRRCASRRIPIGDRQLHALYFALKVRPDGSANLLAEDETFKGFLDTVAKTARPVLKACGIRCFHDLRAARMIEVYESISGQPAPVRGLSLDAGRDTEARAQVALQSGHGEHRTSVAYIGRKPYRRAVESSS from the coding sequence TTGAACACCTGGGTCAGTTTTCAGTCGGCAGAACAGCCTCTACTGGGTCAGTTTTCGGTCAGCGGCAACAACCATCAAACCAGGCATGCACACCATGTTCGTTTTTGCCGCTTCGTCGCTTTTCTGCGTACCGACTTTCAAATCGTGGATGCCAGGCATATTCAACAGCCTCACCTCGAAAGCTATGCGGAAATACTGTACGGCCTTGCTTCCACTGGCCAGATGAAATTGAGCTACGCACAGAACCTGCTCTCCTCCGTGAATACAGTGATGCACGGATTTCGCAGGGATCACGCAGTCTGGATCGCTCCGGCAGAAGCTGTGGGCCTCCGCAGTCAGGTAAGAACCGTTATGCCTGGTGGAAACTGGAGCCAAGTGGAAGAAGTTGTAGAGAAGTTGAAATCCGGGGGCAACGAGCGTGCAGCTGCAGTCGTTCTGCTAGCCCGAGCGTTTGGCATGCGGTATCGCGAGGCGGTCCTGGGCGACCTAAACCGTATGAAGCGCGAAGCGAACTCGGGCAATGTGGCAATCCTAGAAGGGACAAAAGGCGGGCGACGATGCGCCTCCCGACGCATTCCGATCGGCGATCGCCAACTACATGCTCTCTATTTCGCGCTCAAAGTGCGACCGGACGGATCGGCCAATTTGCTGGCGGAAGACGAGACCTTCAAGGGCTTCTTGGATACCGTGGCAAAAACGGCACGCCCTGTGCTGAAGGCATGCGGTATTCGTTGCTTTCACGATCTCCGGGCAGCTCGAATGATTGAGGTATACGAATCGATTTCTGGCCAACCAGCGCCCGTACGCGGGCTAAGTCTTGACGCTGGGCGAGACACAGAAGCGAGAGCCCAGGTCGCACTCCAGTCAGGACACGGCGAGCACCGAACCAGTGTCGCTTATATCGGCAGGAAGCCGTACAGAAGAGCTGTGGAGTCGTCATCGTGA